In the Drosophila takahashii strain IR98-3 E-12201 chromosome 3R, DtakHiC1v2, whole genome shotgun sequence genome, one interval contains:
- the LOC108064324 gene encoding uncharacterized protein: MKYFELFSLSSVGLCIACGDILIALSILGPSSYYLYFDLIDIGKWETDSEVEALTPIGTLFSTLVNYLWVREFSQVFYMTATFIIWVKALTNLMVAFLLVDGIKQKRLVCIAPWLINSLLSMAVETGIFVSLELRIDEVDAAVDRRIARSLIFGTFIVLNALFSYGIYALYRKLKSVPSENIEVIPSDVIHTFNA, translated from the exons ATGAAGTATTTCGAGCTTTTTAGCCTGTCATCGGTGGGCCTCTGCATAGCCTGCGGAGACATATTGATTGCCCTCAGCATACTGGGACCCTCTAGCTATTATCTGTACTTCGATTTGATAGATATtggaaaatgggaaacggATTCCGAAGTGGAAGCCTTAACTCCTATTGGAACCCTGTTTTCCACATtag TAAACTATCTGTGGGTTCGAGAGTTCTCGCAGGTTTTCTACATGACAGCAACGTTTATAATTTGGGTAAAGGCATTGACAAATTTAATGGTAGCTTTCCTTCTCGTCGATGGCATCAAGCAg aaacgACTCGTATGTATTGCTCCCTGGTTGATAAATTCTTTGCTTTCAATGGCCGTTGAAACGGGAATATTTGTGAGTCTGGAGCTCAGAATTGATGAAGTTGATGCCGCAGTGGATCGTCGGATAGCTAGAAGCTTAATCTTTGGCACATTTATAG tGCTTAATGCATTATTTTCCTACGGCATCTATGCTCTCTATCGAAAACTGAAGTCTGTGCCCAGTGAGAATATCGAAGTCATTCCCAGCGATGTCATTCACACATTCAATGCCTGA